In Myxosarcina sp. GI1, one genomic interval encodes:
- a CDS encoding class I SAM-dependent methyltransferase has translation MQTKISAEQFYDQLASNYDAIHKDPKKANAQHVTEAAKIFQKYNSSPRGSVLDLGCGTGLISELLQGELEYTGIDVSQKMLDIAAQRGYKTIYKSIEDALPEIPDNSHDFVFALSCLCFVSDMNSVLMHLNRIARQTILLSLDDVTQEFIRKAPTKFHYNHSQVDIPNTKEDYFIKGWTSPTTGITIQTRMIYIEKAAR, from the coding sequence ATGCAGACTAAAATTTCAGCCGAACAGTTTTACGACCAGTTAGCCTCTAATTATGATGCTATACACAAAGACCCTAAAAAAGCTAACGCTCAGCACGTAACCGAAGCAGCGAAAATCTTTCAAAAATATAATAGTTCCCCACGTGGTAGCGTATTAGACTTAGGATGTGGAACGGGTTTGATAAGTGAGTTACTTCAAGGAGAACTCGAATATACGGGAATTGATGTTTCTCAAAAAATGCTCGATATCGCTGCTCAAAGAGGTTATAAAACTATCTACAAATCTATTGAAGACGCTTTACCAGAAATTCCCGACAATTCACATGATTTTGTTTTTGCACTAAGCTGTTTGTGTTTTGTAAGTGACATGAATTCGGTTCTTATGCATCTCAATCGAATTGCACGGCAAACAATTTTATTGAGTCTTGATGATGTTACGCAAGAATTTATACGAAAGGCTCCTACAAAATTTCACTACAATCACTCTCAAGTTGACATTCCCAACACCAAAGAAGATTACTTTATCAAAGGTTGGACATCTCCCACTACGGGTATTACCATCCAAACCAGAATGATTTATATAGAAAAAGCAGCTCGATAA
- a CDS encoding YncE family protein codes for MNNRSSDNISKVDLVIVIDTSPSMKDEAQALSQAATTAIDTAKSSCPSNLKVTWLGIEGIWKGTNFDRTVRAYLTEECQVSESSFRSRKRGELKSAGAQEDGARVVEDLTDYFNWREGAAKAIFYLGDEALEGGGAKTERGDIEAANIAIQKAQAEGVTVHTYFGTSKSKHRQGIASEYARLATDTGGQAFTDKDTLQGFSKVLEKVICGSRTKADTAKLQLGTVYVQDCISGKVSNLYTLDLNTGRATVVGNIAKDVCDLAMVGSQLYGLNQQQGSKTTQLVKIDRAIGKTTKVGEIGFNVVGLAYNTQRDTLYASAAKQLIAIDLKTGKGKPAVTVSNNELSCGEVAFDRTGRAYISLIGADKKKLLASCDLDSGKVNIIGDIGFPDLASMEFVNNTLYGVTGNFFNLGKDGRLIRIDTQTGKGTVITKTSPLGRWAGMTVYQPALVTKTAATSNNINQKQITAEENMQLLTIDTKNNCYVIDPNGMNDLQLNVASKYTFEKGNYEVQITSGRYSHTDEGGEPSVLLWIYGVDGSTFVNRSTGYETGATWTTLNGYSDRLQLEVKQEAVLCGLFFDVGNRERSGAIELTINSNRQSFKPQKLTVDSQQNCYVLDEKYLSNLKQWNDNFIELTPGNYRIKIREGNASYWSNEKKFQLEPWALLWLKGGKFVTKLTGTEVEETWCSLNGLKDEFIVEVKTKTTISGFFFDTYKEDNEGQIILAVESVGAEEIAKYRQQITQTVSGVSNQVGTASRGTTSAREAQIGSQSSTRTSRQTTVATAGSSNFSFRFDEAQMEQMWQQMAAKIETSVTVTDEQDEKKEAYYWDNLEKWILKGYQTQAKDLAMQVARVEFMMKSIVQQMEVNFNQNFQAWSGYFDNRLEELIDTRMIDMVSEQVNLKVSDRSTEIKNQVVQQLQSDIDKRVESVVNLKISDRSTEIKNQVVQQLQEDIDRRINNVVNLKVENQSQEINNQVVQQLQEDIDRRINNAVNLKVENQSQEINNQVVQQLQSDIDKRIDSVVNLKVTDQTPNIKNLVIQQLQSDVDKRIDSVVNLKLADRASEITNSVTKQLQTDMDKRIDSAVDLKFEDRSQNIKNSVVQQMQTDLDRRINTVVDSKTDNNVQVVVNNVINNVDDRIDVKLENKILNFRDDVTSIVKNELNQNYTDSIKTTVLSDIKKQQFFLDMQTIKAEVNNFYSRLGQFETQLYLRIEQGDTQLYNWTLEQLTALQGCLSDRQTLSEMFQSFASKLKDELDNAPCVQPSRFTPMSANLQQTQLTSAEPQQLPGSN; via the coding sequence ATGAATAATCGCTCTTCTGATAATATTTCTAAAGTCGATCTGGTTATTGTTATCGATACCAGTCCATCGATGAAAGATGAAGCCCAAGCTTTAAGTCAAGCAGCGACAACGGCAATTGATACCGCTAAATCTAGCTGTCCTTCCAATCTAAAAGTAACTTGGCTGGGAATAGAGGGAATTTGGAAAGGAACGAATTTCGATCGAACTGTTAGAGCCTATCTAACTGAAGAATGCCAAGTTTCTGAATCTTCGTTTAGAAGCAGAAAGCGCGGCGAATTAAAATCGGCTGGCGCACAAGAAGATGGCGCACGAGTTGTTGAAGATCTTACAGATTACTTTAACTGGCGTGAGGGTGCGGCAAAAGCTATCTTTTATCTGGGTGACGAAGCTTTAGAAGGAGGAGGCGCGAAAACCGAACGAGGAGATATTGAAGCGGCAAATATTGCCATACAAAAAGCCCAAGCCGAGGGAGTTACGGTTCATACCTACTTTGGTACTTCTAAGAGCAAACATCGTCAGGGAATTGCCTCCGAATATGCCAGACTAGCTACCGATACAGGAGGACAAGCATTCACCGATAAGGATACTCTCCAAGGCTTTAGTAAGGTTTTAGAAAAAGTTATTTGCGGCAGTCGTACCAAAGCAGATACCGCCAAACTTCAGCTTGGAACAGTATACGTTCAAGACTGTATCTCAGGAAAAGTCAGCAACTTATACACTCTAGATCTCAACACGGGTCGGGCTACTGTAGTTGGTAATATAGCTAAAGATGTTTGCGATTTGGCTATGGTAGGTTCGCAACTATACGGACTAAACCAACAACAGGGCAGCAAAACTACTCAATTAGTAAAGATCGATCGCGCTATAGGAAAAACCACAAAAGTTGGCGAGATTGGCTTTAATGTCGTCGGCTTGGCATATAATACACAGCGCGATACGCTTTACGCTTCAGCCGCCAAACAGCTAATTGCGATCGACTTGAAAACGGGCAAAGGTAAACCCGCAGTAACCGTAAGTAACAACGAGCTTAGCTGTGGAGAAGTTGCTTTCGATCGCACGGGTCGAGCTTATATTAGCTTAATCGGAGCGGACAAAAAGAAACTACTGGCAAGTTGCGATCTAGACAGCGGCAAAGTCAATATTATCGGCGATATTGGCTTTCCCGACCTTGCCAGTATGGAGTTTGTTAACAATACTCTTTACGGCGTAACGGGCAATTTTTTCAATCTCGGTAAAGACGGTCGCTTAATTCGCATCGATACTCAGACGGGTAAAGGAACTGTAATTACTAAAACCTCGCCTCTCGGACGTTGGGCGGGAATGACGGTTTACCAACCAGCATTAGTAACCAAAACAGCAGCTACTTCAAACAACATCAATCAAAAACAAATTACAGCAGAGGAAAATATGCAGCTATTAACTATCGACACCAAAAATAACTGTTACGTTATCGATCCCAACGGCATGAACGATCTACAGCTAAATGTTGCTAGCAAATATACTTTTGAGAAAGGCAACTATGAAGTACAGATTACTAGCGGTCGCTACAGTCATACCGATGAAGGAGGCGAACCCTCTGTCTTACTTTGGATCTATGGAGTTGATGGCAGCACCTTTGTCAATCGGAGTACGGGTTATGAAACGGGTGCAACCTGGACGACTTTAAACGGCTACAGCGATCGCCTGCAATTAGAAGTCAAACAGGAAGCGGTTCTATGCGGGTTATTTTTTGATGTCGGTAATCGCGAACGCAGTGGAGCGATCGAGCTTACTATTAATAGCAATCGTCAGTCCTTCAAACCCCAAAAGTTAACGGTCGATAGTCAACAGAACTGTTACGTCCTCGATGAGAAATACCTTTCTAACCTCAAACAATGGAACGACAACTTTATCGAACTAACACCTGGTAACTACCGCATTAAAATTCGCGAAGGTAACGCCAGCTACTGGTCGAACGAGAAAAAGTTCCAGTTAGAACCTTGGGCATTGCTTTGGCTTAAAGGTGGTAAATTTGTTACCAAACTGACGGGAACCGAAGTAGAGGAAACCTGGTGTTCTTTGAATGGCTTAAAAGATGAATTTATTGTAGAAGTCAAAACCAAAACTACCATATCGGGATTCTTCTTTGATACTTATAAAGAAGACAATGAAGGACAAATTATTCTAGCGGTTGAGTCTGTAGGTGCAGAAGAAATAGCCAAGTATCGCCAGCAAATAACTCAAACCGTGAGTGGCGTAAGCAACCAAGTAGGAACTGCCAGTAGAGGAACTACCAGTGCTAGAGAAGCTCAAATTGGCAGTCAAAGTAGTACGAGAACCAGTAGACAAACTACCGTAGCTACAGCAGGTAGTAGTAACTTTAGCTTCCGCTTCGATGAAGCCCAAATGGAACAAATGTGGCAGCAGATGGCAGCCAAGATCGAAACTTCAGTAACAGTCACCGACGAACAGGATGAGAAAAAAGAAGCTTACTATTGGGACAATTTAGAAAAGTGGATTCTTAAAGGCTACCAAACTCAAGCCAAAGATTTAGCGATGCAGGTGGCGCGGGTCGAGTTTATGATGAAGTCGATCGTGCAGCAGATGGAAGTAAACTTTAACCAAAATTTCCAAGCTTGGTCTGGTTACTTCGATAATCGTTTGGAAGAACTAATCGACACTAGAATGATCGATATGGTGTCAGAACAGGTTAATTTGAAAGTGAGCGATCGCTCTACTGAAATCAAAAACCAGGTAGTTCAACAGCTACAGTCTGACATCGATAAACGGGTTGAGTCGGTAGTCAACCTCAAAATAAGCGATCGCTCTACTGAAATTAAAAATCAGGTAGTTCAACAGCTTCAAGAAGATATCGATCGTCGCATCAATAACGTCGTCAATCTTAAAGTAGAAAATCAATCTCAAGAAATTAACAACCAGGTAGTTCAACAGCTTCAAGAAGATATCGATCGCCGCATCAATAACGCAGTCAATCTCAAAGTAGAAAACCAATCTCAAGAAATTAACAACCAGGTAGTTCAACAACTACAGTCAGATATCGATAAGCGAATTGACTCGGTGGTCAATCTTAAAGTTACCGACCAAACCCCAAATATTAAAAACTTGGTTATTCAACAACTACAGTCAGATGTAGACAAACGCATTGACTCGGTAGTTAACCTAAAACTCGCCGATCGAGCTTCAGAAATTACCAACTCTGTTACCAAACAGCTACAGACGGACATGGACAAGCGGATCGATTCGGCAGTAGATCTAAAATTTGAAGATCGAAGTCAGAATATTAAGAACTCAGTAGTTCAACAGATGCAAACCGACTTAGACCGTCGCATCAATACCGTAGTCGATAGCAAAACCGACAATAACGTCCAGGTAGTAGTTAATAACGTAATCAATAACGTTGACGATCGCATCGATGTCAAACTAGAAAACAAAATTCTCAACTTCCGCGATGATGTGACTTCCATCGTCAAAAACGAGCTAAACCAAAACTACACCGACTCGATTAAAACTACGGTTCTTTCTGATATTAAGAAACAGCAGTTCTTCCTCGATATGCAGACTATTAAAGCCGAGGTTAATAACTTCTACTCGCGCCTGGGACAGTTTGAAACTCAGCTATATTTACGTATCGAACAGGGAGACACTCAGCTTTACAACTGGACGCTAGAACAACTAACCGCCTTACAAGGATGTCTGAGCGATCGCCAAACTCTATCGGAAATGTTCCAGTCTTTTGCTTCTAAGCTTAAAGACGAACTGGATAACGCTCCCTGTGTTCAACCCAGTCGCTTTACTCCTATGAGTGCAAATCTACAACAAACTCAGCTAACTTCGGCAGAACCGCAGCAGCTACCTGGAAGTAACTAA
- a CDS encoding saccharopine dehydrogenase family protein: protein MVGRVLVIGAGAVGNVVVRKLAQLPEVFPEICLASRTKAKCDAIAARLNRKIVTAEVDADKTEQVVALINKFKPDILINVALPYQDLAMMDACLETGVDYVDTACYEAYDAKGFSYQEQWEYHERFKQKNIMALLGCGFDPGVTNVFVKYASEHHFDEIEYLDILDCNAGDHGLPFATNFNPEINIRELDQPGVYYRDGEWVEIPSLSIKRNFAFPQVGNKDIYLIYHEELETITKHIPKIQQARFWMTFSDSYIQHLNVLRNVGLTSIEPIEFQGQKIVPLQFLKALLPEPSTLGDKTQGKTNIGCIMQGKKDGKPKTLYVYQICDHQDCYREVESQGVAYTAGVPPVIGAALMLQNKWRIPGVFNCEQLDPMPFLNFMNEFGLPWTEKVGVEFDTKI from the coding sequence ATGGTAGGAAGAGTTTTAGTTATTGGTGCTGGGGCAGTTGGTAATGTTGTAGTTCGTAAGCTCGCTCAACTTCCCGAAGTTTTTCCAGAAATTTGTCTCGCCAGCAGAACCAAAGCCAAGTGTGACGCGATCGCCGCTCGTCTTAATAGAAAAATCGTAACGGCTGAAGTCGATGCGGATAAAACAGAGCAAGTAGTTGCCTTAATTAATAAATTTAAGCCAGATATTCTAATCAATGTAGCACTACCCTATCAGGATCTCGCCATGATGGATGCCTGCCTCGAAACTGGTGTCGATTATGTAGATACAGCTTGCTATGAAGCATACGATGCTAAAGGCTTTTCTTATCAAGAGCAATGGGAATACCACGAGCGATTCAAGCAGAAAAATATAATGGCGTTGCTAGGTTGCGGTTTCGATCCTGGAGTTACCAACGTTTTTGTTAAGTACGCTAGCGAGCATCATTTTGATGAAATTGAATATTTAGATATTTTAGATTGTAATGCGGGGGATCATGGTCTGCCCTTTGCAACCAACTTCAATCCAGAAATCAATATTCGAGAATTAGACCAGCCTGGAGTCTACTATCGAGATGGCGAATGGGTAGAAATCCCCTCGCTATCTATAAAACGCAATTTTGCCTTTCCGCAGGTTGGGAATAAAGATATTTATCTAATCTATCACGAAGAACTGGAGACTATTACCAAGCATATTCCCAAAATTCAACAGGCTCGGTTCTGGATGACTTTTAGCGACAGCTATATTCAACATTTAAATGTCCTCCGCAATGTGGGGCTAACGAGTATCGAACCAATAGAGTTTCAAGGACAAAAAATTGTTCCCCTGCAATTTCTCAAGGCTTTACTTCCAGAACCTTCAACACTGGGAGACAAAACTCAGGGTAAAACTAATATTGGCTGCATTATGCAGGGAAAAAAAGATGGTAAGCCCAAAACCCTTTATGTATACCAAATTTGCGATCATCAAGACTGTTATCGAGAAGTAGAATCTCAGGGAGTTGCCTATACAGCGGGCGTTCCCCCTGTCATTGGAGCAGCTTTGATGTTACAAAATAAATGGAGAATACCTGGAGTGTTTAACTGCGAGCAGTTAGACCCCATGCCGTTTCTTAATTTTATGAACGAGTTTGGACTTCCCTGGACTGAAAAAGTAGGAGTAGAATTTGACACTAAAATTTGA
- a CDS encoding AAA-like domain-containing protein has translation MNSEKVLKTVERLLQKSLSHIERRVLLLSWEGQSYKDIEKSTGYVIGYLRDVGSGLWKELSEILNQRVTKKNLSLILERLENDYASAYPSDRNLARSPDVKLQADITNHKQETIDPSEALSFPSAPVPFNSCFYIKRPPCEELAFAEIARQGCLLRIKAPQKMGKSSLLNQIIAHADSLDYQIAYLDFKDAEETVFTSIEPLLQWFCISVSQQLGLPHNLNYYWDEDIGYKISCKIFLENHILENTKRPLVLAINELNRVFEHPQTAVDFLPLLRSFHEQSRRSKAWQKLRLVLVYSTEIYVPCKIDRSPFNVGLFLKLPQFNEVQILELAGRYGLNWQIEKQVRQLMSLVGGHPYLVNIALYFLSQEIIEMEQLLLDATTPTGIYAQHLHSCLILLQQNSQLLSAMYEVINSNEPVKIDSLVAYKLASIGLIALDGFLAKPNCELYRLYFREVLQAKNTKMN, from the coding sequence ATGAATTCCGAGAAAGTTCTAAAAACAGTAGAACGACTATTACAAAAATCACTCAGTCATATCGAACGAAGAGTGTTACTTTTGTCTTGGGAAGGTCAATCATATAAAGACATCGAAAAAAGCACTGGTTATGTAATTGGTTATCTGCGAGATGTTGGATCTGGGTTGTGGAAAGAACTTTCCGAAATATTAAACCAAAGAGTAACCAAAAAAAATTTATCTTTGATTTTAGAAAGATTAGAAAACGATTACGCATCCGCGTACCCTTCGGATCGCAATTTGGCGCGATCGCCCGATGTTAAACTTCAAGCAGACATTACCAACCATAAACAAGAAACTATTGACCCTTCAGAAGCTCTGAGTTTCCCAAGTGCGCCAGTTCCTTTTAATTCTTGCTTCTATATCAAACGACCTCCCTGTGAAGAATTAGCATTTGCTGAAATTGCGCGACAGGGTTGTTTGCTGCGGATTAAAGCACCCCAGAAAATGGGCAAAAGTTCTCTACTAAATCAGATTATCGCTCATGCTGACAGCTTGGATTATCAAATTGCTTATTTAGATTTTAAAGATGCTGAAGAAACGGTTTTTACTTCTATAGAGCCTTTGCTGCAATGGTTCTGTATCTCTGTTAGCCAGCAGTTGGGTCTTCCTCACAATTTAAATTACTATTGGGATGAAGATATAGGCTACAAGATAAGTTGCAAAATCTTTTTAGAAAATCATATCTTAGAAAATACCAAACGCCCCTTAGTTTTAGCAATTAACGAACTCAATCGAGTTTTCGAGCATCCTCAAACTGCTGTAGACTTTTTACCATTATTACGCTCTTTTCACGAACAGTCTCGACGCAGTAAGGCCTGGCAAAAATTACGCCTGGTTCTGGTTTACTCTACAGAGATCTATGTTCCCTGTAAAATAGATCGCTCTCCTTTTAATGTGGGATTATTCTTAAAATTGCCTCAGTTTAACGAGGTACAGATTTTAGAATTAGCTGGAAGATATGGGTTGAATTGGCAAATAGAAAAGCAAGTAAGACAGTTGATGTCATTAGTTGGTGGACATCCCTATTTAGTAAACATCGCGCTATATTTTCTCAGTCAAGAAATTATCGAGATGGAACAATTATTACTGGATGCTACTACACCAACTGGTATCTATGCTCAACATTTACACAGTTGTCTAATTCTGCTACAGCAAAATTCTCAGTTACTGTCGGCAATGTACGAGGTAATAAATAGTAACGAACCTGTAAAAATAGATTCTTTAGTTGCCTACAAACTAGCAAGCATAGGTCTGATCGCATTAGATGGTTTCTTGGCTAAACCTAATTGCGAACTATATCGTCTTTATTTTCGCGAAGTTTTACAAGCTAAAAATACAAAAATGAATTGA
- the nspC gene encoding carboxynorspermidine decarboxylase, giving the protein MTLKFDIEHLPSPCYIIDEDLLLKNLELLQSIQNYTECKIFLALKSFATWSTFPMVKRYLAGTAASSLYEARLGREEIGKELHVYSPAYKTSEFEQLVELADCIIFNSVEQWKKFRPTVQNSRKQISCGLRVNHGYSEVEIEIYNPARKGSRLGTPLEHIQEEDLEGLSGFHFHSLCEQNSDVLSRTLEIFEQKFSPFLKLLKWVNFGGGHYITAPNYNVSLLCDLIVDFKNKYDLDVYLEPGAAVVFNSGFLIATVLDVFSNETNIAILDTSATAHMPDVLEMPYRPHIIGSALPGKKAFTYRLGGTTCLAGDVIGDYSFDKPLAIGDRLIFTDMAQYTMVKTTMFNGLQHPAIAIKKAGTQEVKVIRNFDYEDYKSRLS; this is encoded by the coding sequence TTGACACTAAAATTTGATATAGAGCATTTACCCTCACCTTGTTACATAATTGACGAAGATCTTCTGCTCAAAAACTTAGAGCTGCTTCAATCGATACAAAACTACACGGAGTGTAAGATCTTTTTGGCTTTAAAAAGTTTTGCCACCTGGAGTACTTTTCCTATGGTGAAACGATATTTAGCAGGAACTGCCGCCAGTTCGCTTTATGAAGCTAGATTGGGCAGAGAAGAAATTGGCAAAGAGCTACACGTTTACAGTCCTGCATATAAAACTAGTGAATTCGAGCAGCTTGTCGAGCTAGCAGACTGCATTATTTTTAATTCGGTCGAACAATGGAAAAAATTTCGCCCTACAGTCCAAAATTCTCGAAAGCAAATTAGCTGTGGGCTGAGAGTCAATCATGGCTATTCGGAAGTTGAGATCGAAATCTATAATCCCGCTAGAAAAGGTTCGAGACTTGGAACTCCATTGGAACATATACAGGAAGAAGATCTTGAGGGGTTGTCGGGCTTTCACTTTCATTCTCTTTGCGAACAAAACTCGGATGTGTTGAGCAGAACCCTGGAAATTTTTGAACAAAAATTTTCCCCGTTTTTAAAACTATTAAAATGGGTGAATTTTGGTGGAGGACATTATATCACCGCTCCCAATTACAATGTGTCGCTGCTTTGCGATTTAATTGTTGACTTTAAAAATAAATACGATCTCGATGTATATTTAGAGCCAGGTGCTGCTGTAGTTTTCAATTCTGGTTTTTTAATTGCTACAGTACTCGATGTTTTCAGCAACGAAACTAATATAGCTATCTTAGATACCTCGGCAACCGCTCACATGCCCGATGTCCTGGAAATGCCTTACCGTCCGCATATTATTGGTTCTGCACTCCCTGGTAAAAAAGCCTTTACTTACAGGTTAGGCGGAACGACTTGTTTGGCAGGAGACGTAATTGGCGATTATTCTTTCGATAAACCTCTTGCGATTGGCGATCGCCTGATTTTTACCGATATGGCTCAATATACTATGGTCAAAACTACCATGTTTAACGGCTTGCAACATCCAGCTATTGCCATTAAAAAAGCAGGTACGCAAGAAGTTAAAGTCATTAGAAATTTTGACTACGAAGATTACAAATCCAGACTTTCTTAA
- a CDS encoding AAA-like domain-containing protein, with the protein MEQYQYQVGGSLEENAVSYVPRKADRELYQRLLQGDCCCILNSRQMGKSSLLVQTFHRLKQQGYRCAIIDLTTVGSELITPLQWYKGLIAQIYSELGLTNIPQLKSWWRERDDFSYLQRLSWFIEELLSVHFPTERIFIFIDEVDTILSLDFTVDDFFALIRYCYERRTINPNYQRITFAISGVATPSDLICDRQRTPFNIGRAIVLDNFKSSEVKPLLTGLQFGFGNPDKLMQAVIKWTAGQPFLTQKLCVLIVSDSQYGLKIFKNSENSYVDNLVNHKIIKNWESQDEPEHLKTIRDRLLRQEKLAGRLLGIYQQILRGEIVKADDSREHIELFLSGLIIKKQGKLEVKNSIYRAIFNLEWVKDRLENLRPYSQNFQAWIDSGQIDRSRLLKGRALQDGLLWSQGKSLSDLDYQYLAASQESDRQEIQLILKSEKAQRIKAQLTEEKNKRLQEQKNARLQKFLLCVVSIALLKTSVMGIILYIQYRKATFGEIKALVSSAESLFNSNRRFDALVAAIKAYSKLDRINVNDDKLKSAVDRVLKKTVSAETESSRLSRFNRGFPAITFSPDGQTIATESLFDEIKLWQGSSTLQTTLAEYSDRILFLIFSPDAKFSISSSDDQTIATWNSDLVLDSELVYQQGCDLVRNYLKNNAEVKPSDRSVCNEK; encoded by the coding sequence ATGGAGCAATATCAATATCAGGTAGGAGGTAGTTTGGAGGAGAATGCGGTCAGCTATGTCCCAAGAAAAGCCGACCGCGAATTATACCAGCGTTTGCTTCAAGGAGACTGCTGCTGTATTTTAAATTCCCGTCAGATGGGAAAGTCTTCTTTACTGGTGCAAACTTTTCATCGTCTTAAACAACAAGGTTATCGTTGTGCCATTATCGATTTAACTACCGTTGGTAGCGAATTAATAACTCCTTTGCAATGGTATAAAGGTTTAATTGCCCAGATTTATTCAGAGTTGGGTTTGACAAATATTCCTCAGCTTAAAAGTTGGTGGCGCGAACGAGATGATTTTTCCTACTTACAAAGGTTGAGTTGGTTTATCGAGGAATTATTATCAGTTCATTTTCCTACAGAGAGAATATTTATTTTTATTGATGAAGTCGATACTATTCTGAGTCTTGATTTTACTGTCGATGACTTCTTTGCTTTGATACGTTATTGTTACGAACGACGAACGATAAATCCTAATTATCAAAGAATTACTTTTGCTATTTCTGGAGTTGCTACACCTTCCGATTTAATTTGCGATCGCCAGAGAACTCCATTTAACATCGGTCGAGCAATTGTGCTTGATAATTTTAAATCTAGCGAGGTTAAACCCTTACTTACAGGTTTGCAATTTGGTTTTGGCAATCCCGACAAGCTAATGCAAGCTGTTATTAAATGGACGGCAGGACAGCCTTTTTTGACCCAAAAACTGTGTGTCTTAATCGTTTCTGACTCTCAATATGGTTTGAAAATATTTAAAAACTCAGAAAACTCTTATGTAGATAATTTAGTTAACCATAAAATTATTAAAAACTGGGAATCTCAAGACGAACCAGAACACTTAAAAACCATTCGCGATCGCCTTTTACGACAAGAAAAACTTGCAGGAAGATTGTTAGGTATATATCAGCAAATTTTAAGAGGAGAAATAGTTAAGGCGGATGATAGTCGCGAACATATAGAGTTATTCTTGTCGGGATTGATTATTAAAAAGCAAGGAAAACTTGAAGTTAAAAACTCGATCTATCGAGCCATATTCAATTTAGAGTGGGTAAAAGATCGGCTTGAAAATTTACGTCCCTACTCACAAAACTTTCAGGCTTGGATTGATTCGGGACAAATAGATCGCTCTCGATTACTTAAAGGACGAGCTTTACAAGATGGTTTACTTTGGTCGCAGGGCAAAAGTTTGAGCGATTTAGATTATCAATATTTAGCAGCTTCACAGGAAAGCGATCGCCAAGAAATACAGCTAATTCTAAAATCGGAAAAAGCCCAAAGAATTAAGGCACAACTGACTGAAGAGAAAAACAAACGCCTACAGGAACAAAAAAATGCTCGATTGCAAAAATTCTTATTATGTGTGGTTAGTATAGCCTTACTTAAAACTTCAGTAATGGGAATCATCTTATATATACAGTATCGCAAAGCAACTTTTGGAGAAATAAAAGCTCTCGTTTCTTCTGCCGAAAGTTTATTTAATTCAAACAGACGTTTTGATGCTTTAGTAGCAGCGATAAAGGCTTATTCAAAGCTCGATCGAATTAATGTAAATGATGATAAATTAAAAAGTGCAGTCGATCGCGTACTTAAAAAAACTGTCTCTGCTGAAACAGAATCTAGTCGTCTTTCAAGATTCAATCGAGGCTTTCCTGCTATTACTTTTAGCCCAGATGGACAAACAATTGCTACAGAAAGTTTGTTTGATGAAATTAAACTCTGGCAAGGAAGTAGTACTTTACAAACGACACTTGCAGAATATAGCGATCGCATTCTGTTTTTAATTTTTAGTCCCGATGCCAAATTCTCAATTTCCAGTAGTGATGACCAAACGATCGCCACTTGGAACTCGGATCTGGTTCTCGATTCAGAATTAGTTTATCAGCAAGGTTGCGATTTAGTTAGAAATTATTTAAAAAATAATGCAGAAGTCAAACCAAGCGATCGCAGTGTATGTAATGAGAAATAA
- a CDS encoding phycobilisome rod-core linker polypeptide, with translation MSIPLLEYKPISQNNRVAGYDVGGDDQPKIYCAENVMSLTEMNELIDSAYRQMFFYAFRSDREIFLESQLRDGQITVRDFIRGLMLSSTFRNSFYEKNSNYRFVEQCIQRALGRDPYNEREKIAWSIKIPTLGYEGFIDALLDSDEYMENFGYDIVPFQRRRVLAGRQEGERPFNIKSPRYDEYYRAILGFPQIIWQTEVRRYTPQEKQSRPGSPALYLDMARSLPNRANTPSRVSAMNISLDKVPYRKK, from the coding sequence TTGTCTATCCCTCTATTAGAGTACAAACCCATATCACAAAATAACCGCGTAGCTGGATATGACGTTGGTGGCGACGACCAACCGAAAATTTACTGTGCGGAAAACGTAATGTCATTAACCGAAATGAACGAGTTAATTGACTCAGCGTATCGTCAGATGTTTTTCTATGCTTTTAGAAGCGATCGCGAAATTTTTCTCGAATCTCAATTGCGCGACGGTCAAATCACCGTTCGCGACTTTATTCGTGGATTAATGCTTTCTTCTACTTTTAGAAATAGCTTTTACGAAAAAAATAGCAACTATCGTTTCGTCGAACAGTGTATTCAACGTGCTTTAGGACGCGATCCCTATAACGAAAGAGAAAAAATTGCCTGGTCGATTAAAATCCCAACTTTAGGCTATGAAGGCTTCATCGACGCGCTTTTAGATAGCGACGAGTACATGGAAAACTTCGGTTACGACATCGTACCTTTCCAACGTCGCCGTGTATTAGCAGGTCGTCAAGAAGGAGAAAGACCTTTTAACATCAAATCTCCTCGCTATGACGAATACTATCGCGCTATTTTAGGTTTCCCTCAAATTATCTGGCAAACCGAAGTTCGTCGTTATACTCCTCAAGAGAAACAGTCCAGACCTGGAAGTCCCGCTCTATATCTAGATATGGCGCGTAGCTTACCTAACAGAGCCAATACTCCTTCTAGAGTTTCGGCGATGAACATTAGTTTGGATAAAGTTCCCTATCGCAAAAAATAA